The Prunus persica cultivar Lovell chromosome G7, Prunus_persica_NCBIv2, whole genome shotgun sequence genome has a segment encoding these proteins:
- the LOC18769631 gene encoding 21 kDa protein: MRFLLSLLPLLLLLHSLPYSAAARKHNPHNNPTNSSHLVRSSCSHASYPNLCIHSLSTYVGPANTPRDLAQAAVTVSLSRARRVSSYLAQLSNSDQGTKRELSALSACIDLMSESVDELTRTLDELKHLHAETFLFQMSNAQTWVSAALTDDDTCLDGFEELDVKVKADMKRKVTNAARVTSNALYLINRLDESRGRPRSKP, encoded by the coding sequence ATGCGTTTCctgctctctctcctcccgctcctcctcctcctccactcCCTACCCTACTCCGCCGCTGCGCGGAAACACAACCCACACAACAACCCAACCAACTCATCCCATCTCGTCCGTTCGTCATGTAGCCACGCCAGCTACCCCAACCTCTGCATCCACTCTCTCTCCACCTACGTGGGCCCCGCAAACACCCCTCGCGACCTGGCCCAGGCCGCCGTCACCGTCAGCCTCTCACGAGCCCGCCGCGTTTCCAGCTACCTCGCCCAACTCTCCAACTCCGACCAGGGAACCAAACGAGAGCTTTCCGCTCTCAGCGCCTGCATCGACCTCATGTCCGAGTCCGTGGACGAGTTAACCCGGACGCTTGACGAGTTGAAGCACCTCCACGCCGAAACGTTTCTGTTTCAGATGAGCAACGCCCAGACTTGGGTCAGCGCGGCCCTCACAGATGACGACACGTGTCTTGATGGGTTTGAGGAGCTTGATGTGAAGGTGAAGGCGGATATGAAGCGCAAGGTTACGAATGCGGCTAGGGTTACTAGCAATGCGCTGTACCTGATCAACCGCCTCGATGAAAGCCGTGGTCGGCCCAGATCTAAACCTTGA
- the LOC18769714 gene encoding RRP12-like protein, with protein sequence MEGIEMDDGYTLPLIEDDDICTSILARFSNSTREDHHHLCAAIGAMAQELKDKNLPSTPVAYLGFTCSSLDGLSSQPEPPAHVIDALLTILSIVFQKVSAAILVKKSEFLSELLVRVLRSPSLTVGAAVSGLKCISHVLIIRGRVNWSDVSSLYGFLLSFITDSRPKVRRQSQLCLRDVLQSLQGTPLLAPASEGLTNLFERFLLLAGGSNADAGEGPKGAQEVLYILDALKECLFLMSIKYKTSVLKYYKTLLDLHQPLVTKRITDSLNILCLNPSTDVPPEVLLDLLCSLALSVSTNETSVDGMMFTARLLGSGMAKVYSLNRHICVVKLPIVFNALRDVLASEHEEAIHAAAHTFKSLIHDCIDESLIKQGVDQIVMNANLDARKSGPTIIEKVCATIESLLGYHYAGVWDLAFQVVSAMFDKLGVYASYFMRGALRSLAEMEKLSDEDFPFRKQLHECLGSALVAMGPETFLGLLPLNLEAEDSSQVNVWLFPILKQYTIGARLSFFTESILGMVRTIKEKSRKLESQGRIFSSRSTDAFVHALWSLLPSFCNYASDTAESFNDLEQALCSALQDEPEFRGIICLSLQILVQQNKKIVEEMNDLSDSEVGSARYRAIAHYTPQVTADNLSVLKSSACELLHVLSGVFLNTTKDDAGCLQSTIGEFASIADKEAVSKFFRNRMGMLLKVTEEASKAESPRDFNSKRAQLFDLAVSFLPGLHDNEVNVLFTAIKNALQDDEGLIQKKAYKVLSIILRDCDSFLSSNSSKLKELLDLMVNVLPSCHFSAKRHRLDCLYFLVVHVSKSDTEQWRDDIISFLTEIVLALKEANKKTRNRAYDILVQIGHACGDEEKGGNREHLLEFFNMVAGGLAGETPHMISAAMKGLARLAYEFSDLVSTATNLLPSAFLLLQRKNKEIIKANLGLLKVLVAKSQAEGLQLHLKSMVEGLLKWQDATKTHFKAKVKLLLEMLVKKCGLDAVKAVMPQEHMKLLTNIRKIKERKDRKLGSKSEEARSQVSKATTSRLSRWNHTKIFSDFDDDETEDSDTENMDAKTVLGKRGKAFSQLKSKASSLRRTKKNLLDQLEDEPLDLLDRQRTRSALRSSENLKRKMESDDGPEIDDDGRLIIRDEAESYKRKPSEPHSDARSEAGSYLSVDSKKTQKRRKTSESGWAATGKEYASKKAGGDLKRKDKLEPYAYWPLDRKMMSRRPEHRAAARKGISSVVKMTKKLEGKSVSTILSTKGLKFKNKSKVQKGGSKKKK encoded by the exons ATGGAAGGGATCGAAATGGACGACGGTTACACTCTTCCCCTAATCGAAGACGACGACATCTGCACCTCAATCCTCGCGCGCTTCAGCAACTCCACGCGCGaggaccaccaccacctctgcGCAGCCATAGGCGCCATGGCTCAGGAGCTCAAAGACAAGAACCTCCCTTCGACCCCGGTCGCCTACTTGGGCTTCACGTGCTCTTCTCTCGACGGCCTCTCCTCCCAGCCCGAGCCTCCCGCTCATGTGATCGACGCCCTCCTCACAATTCTCTCCATTGTCTTTCAAAAAGTCTCGGCCGCAATTCTCGTGAAGAAGTCCGAGTTCCTATCGGAGCTCTTGGTGCGTGTTCTGCGGTCTCCGTCTTTGACAGTGGGCGCCGCCGTCTCAGGATTGAAATGCATATCGCATGTGCTCATCATCAGAGGCCGTGTCAACTGGTCTGATGTGTCTTCATTGTATGGCTTCTTATTGAGCTTTATTACAGATTCCCGCCCTAAG GTGAGAAGACAATCACAATTGTGTCTTCGTGATGTACTGCAAAGTCTTCAAGGAACACCGCTGCTTGCCCCTGCAAGTGAAGGGCTTACTAACTTATTTGAAAGGTTTCTTCTGCTTGCTGGTGGGTCAAATGCAGATGCGGGTGAAGGACCCAAGGGAGCTCAGGAGGTCTTGTATATTTTGGATGCTTTGAAAGAGTGTCTTTTTCTTATGTCAATCAAGTACAAAACTTCCGTCCTCAAGTACTACAAAACTCTCTTGGATCTGCACCAACCACTTGTTACAAAGCGCATAACAGATAGTTTGAATATACTTTGTCTCAATCCATCTACAGACGTTCCTCCTGAAGTGTTGCTCGATCTGTTATGCTCATTAGCTCTTTCTGTCTCCACAAATGAGACATCTGTCGATGGGATGATGTTCACAGCTCGCTTGCTCGGTAGTGGAATGGCCAAAGTTTATTCCCTCAATAGGCATATATGCGTAGTTAAACTCCCTATTGTATTCAATGCACTCAGAG ATGTATTGGCATCTGAGCATGAAGAGGCTATACATGCAGCAGCGCATACATTTAAGAGTCTCATTCATGATTGCATTGATGAAAGCTTGATCAAACAGGGAGTTGACCAGATTGTAATGAATGCAAATCTGGATGCAAGGAAGTCTGGGCCAACTATAATTGAAAAAGTATGTGCTACTATTGAAAGCTTACTTGGTTATCACTACGCTGGTGTCTGGGACCTTGCATTCCAAGTTGTTTCAGCCATGTTCGATAAATTAG GGGTATATGCTTCTTATTTCATGAGGGGTGCGCTCAGGAGCTTGGCAGAGATGGAGAAGTTATCCGATGAAGATTTCCCTTTCAGGAAACAG ctGCATGAATGCCTTGGATCGGCTCTTGTTGCAATGGGACCTGAAACATTTTTAGGTCTTCTACCTCTTAATTTGGAGGCTGAAGACTCAAGTCAGGTGAATGTTTGGCTCTTTCCGATACTGAAGCAGTATACTATTGGTGCACGTTTGAGCTTCTTTACAGAGTCAATTTTGGGTATGGTTCGAACGATAAAGGAGAAATCTAGAAAG CTCGAGTCACAAGGACGTATTTTTTCATCAAGGAGTACAGATGCATTTGTACATGCTTTGTGGTCACTGTTACCTTCATTTTGCAACTACGCTTCAGATACTGCTGAAAGTTTCAACGATCTAGAGCAAGCCTTGTGCAGTGCCCTTCAAGATGAACCTGAGTTTCGTGGAATAATATGCTTGAGCTTGCAGATTCTTGtacaacaaaataagaaaattgtgGAAGAAATGAATGATCTGTCTGATAGTGAAGTAGGTAGTGCGAGATACAGAGCTATTGCTCATTATACCCCTCAGGTTACAGCAGATAACTTAAGCGTGCTCAAGTCATCTGCTTGCGAGTTACTGCATGTTCTATCAGGTGTTTTCTTGAATACCACAAAAGATGATGCAGGCTGTTTGCAG TCCACAATTGGTGAGTTTGCTTCCATAGCAGATAAAGAAGCTGTGTCAAAGTTTTTCCGAAATAGAATGGGGATGCTTTTAAAGGTTACTGAAGAGGCTAGCAAAGCAGAAAGTCCTAGAGATTTTAATTCCAAGCG GGCCCAACTGTTTGACTTGGCGGTTTCATTTTTACCTGGTTTACATGATAATGAGGTTAATGTTCTATTTACTGCAATAAAGAATGCATTACAG GATGATGAAGGTTTGATACAAAAGAAGGCATATAAAGTCCTTTCAATCATTCTCAGG GACTGTGATTCGTTTCTTTCATCGAATTCATCGAAGCTCAAGGAATTGCTTGACCTTATGGTTAATGTACTGCCTTCATGCCATTTTTCAGCTAAACGGCACAGACTCGACTGCTTGTACTTCCTAGTAGTCCATGTTTCAAAG AGTGACACAGAGCAGTGGCGGGATGACATCATAAGTTTCCTGACAGAAATAGTTCTTGCACTTAAAGAG GCTAACAAAAAGACAAGAAATAGAGCTTATGATATCCTTGTCCAAATTGGCCACGCCTGTGGTGATGAGGAGAAAGGCGGGAATAGAGAACACCTGTTGGAATTTTTTAACATG GTAGCTGGGGGCCTAGCTGGTGAAACTCCTCATATGATCAGTGCTGCAATGAAGGGCTTAGCTCGGTTGGCTTATGAGTTTTCTGATCTTGTTTCAACCGCTACCAATTTGCTTCCGTCCGCATTTCTCCTCCTCcagagaaagaacaaagaaataattaaa GCTAATTTAGGTTTGTTGAAGGTATTAGTGGCCAAATCACAAGCCGAGGGGTTGCAATTGCACTTGAAAAGCATGGTGGAAGGCTTGCTGAAGTGGCAAGACGCTACTAAAACCCACTTCAAAGCCAAG GTTAAGCTTCTTCTAGAAATGCTTGTCAAGAAATGTGGGCTCGATGCTGTTAAGGCTGTGATGCCTCAAGAACATATGAAATTACTTACCAACATACGGAAG ATCAAGGAACGGAAAGACAGGAAACTGGGTTCTAAATCTGAGGAAGCTAGATCTCAAGTTTCCAAAGCAACTACATCCAG GTTAAGCAGATGGAACcatacaaaaatattttctgattttgatgatgatgaaactGAGGATAGTGATACAGAAAATATGGATGCCAAAACAGTCTTGGGCAAACGTGGCAAGGCTTTCTCGCAGCTCAAATCCAAAGCATCTTCATTACG AAGAACAAAGAAGAACTTGCTCGATCAACTAGAAGATGAGCCACTCGACTTGCTTGATCGGCAAAGAACAAGGTCAGCACTTAGATCATCCGAGAATTTAAAGCGAAAAATGGAGTCGGATGATGGGCCAGAGATAGACGATGATGGGCGCCTAATAATTCGTGACGAAGCAGAATCGTACAAGAGAAAGCCATCGGAACCTCATTCGGATGCAAGAAGTGAAGCGGGTAGTTACTTGTCCGTAGACTCAAAGAAAACACAGAAGCGGCGGAAGACATCAGAGTCCGGGTGGGCTGCCACCGGCAAAGAGTACGCCAGCAAGAAGGCCGGTGGGGATTTGAAGAGGAAGGACAAACTTGAACCGTATGCGTATTGGCCACTTGATCGAAAAATGATGAGCCGTAGGCCGGAGCATAGGGCAGCTGCAAGAAAAGGGATATCAAGTGTGGTGAAGATGACAAAGAAGCTGGAAGGGAAGAGTGTCTCAACTATTCTCTCCACTAAAGGCTTAAAGTTTAAGAATAAAAGTAAGGTTCAGAAGGGAGgcagcaagaagaaaaaatag
- the LOC18770245 gene encoding 3-oxoacyl-[acyl-carrier-protein] synthase II, chloroplastic gives MAASSVASPLCTWLVAACMSVTCDGDCSTRPSMLSSSKRRPKCAARRRLPSKCSSFSADFQKGLNSAFSGSSIQGLMSSCLAFEPCDEYYSSKGLSSLGSNGLSSLFGSKTGTTNRRQRRFHGAAHSGETMAVAVQPTEERTKQKKPTTRQRRVVVTGMSVVSPLGHDSDVFYNNLLEGVSGISEIEAFDCTQFPTRIGGEIKSFSTDGWVAPKFSRRMDKFMLYMLTAGKKALADGGITEDVMDQIDKAKCGVLIGSAMGGMKVFNDAIEALRVSYKKMNPFCVPFATTNMGSAMLAMDLGWMGPNYSISTACATSNFCILNSANHIIRGEADIMLCGGSDSVMIPIGLGGFVACRALSQRNSDPTKASRPWDINRDGFVMGEGAGVLLLEELEHAKKRGATIYAEFLGGSFTCDAYHMTEPHPDGAGVILCIEKALAQSGVSREDVNYINAHATSTPAGDLKEYNALIHCFGQNPELRVNSTKSMIGHLLGAAGAVEAVAAVQAIRTGWIHPNINLENPDEGVDTKLLVGPKKERLDIKVALSNSFGFGGHNSSVLFAPYK, from the exons ATGGCTGCCTCCTCTGTTGCATCTCCGCTCTGCACGTGGCTCGTGGCCGCTTGCATGTCGGTCACGTGCGACGGGGACTGTTCCACCAGACCTTCCATGCTCAGCTCCTCCAAGAGACGACCCAAATGTGCTGCAAGAAGGAGGCTGCCGTCTAAATGTAGTAGCTTCAGTGCCGATTTTCAGAAAGGCCTGAATTCTGCCTTTAGTGGATCCAGCATTCAGGGCCTCATGAGCTCCTGTTTGGCTTTTGAGCCTTGCGATGAGTACTACAGCTCAAAGGGTTTATCTTCTTTGGGCTCCAATGGACTCTCCTCGCTGTTTGGATCCAAAACTGGGACTACCAATCGAAGGCAGAGGCGTTTTCATGGAGCCGCCCATTCTG GGGAAACAATGGCCGTAGCTGTGCAACCTActgaagaaagaacaaaacagAAGAAACCTACAACAAGACAGAGGCGAGTGGTTGTGACAGGAATGAGTGTGGTGAGCCCACTCGGTCATGATTCTGATGTCTTCTACAATAATTTGCTGGAGGGAGTTAGTGGCATTAGTGAGATAGAAGCTTTTGATTGTACCCAATTTCCAACG agGATTGGTGGAGAGATCAAGTCTTTCTCAACTGACGGATGGGTAGCACCAAAGTTTTCCAGACGAATGGATAAATTCATGCTTTACATGCTTACTGCTGGGAAGAAAGCCTTGGCAGATGGTGGAATTACAGAAGATGTCATGGATCAAATTGACAAAGCTAAATGTGGAGTTTTGATTGGTTCAGCAATGGGTGGCATGAAG GTGTTCAATGATGCAATTGAAGCTTTACGGGTTTCATATAAGAAGATGAATCCGTTCTGTGTACCTTTTGCAACTACAAACATGGGTTCTGCCATGCTTGCAATGGATCTG GGTTGGATGGGCCCAAATTATTCTATTTCTACTGCTTGTGCTACGAGCAACTTCTGTATCTTGAATTCGGCAAATCATATCATTAGAGGCGAAGCT GATATTATGCTCTGTGGTGGTTCAGACTCAGTGATGATACCTATTG GATTGGGAGGCTTTGTGGCATGCAGAGCACTTTCACAAAGAAACAGTGATCCAACGAAAGCATCACGCCCTTGGGATATT AATCGCGATGGCTTTGTTATGGGGGAAGGAGCTGGCGTTTTGCTTCTAGAAGAGTTAGAACATGCTAAG aaaAGAGGTGCAACTATCTATGCAGAATTCCTTGGTGGAAGCTTCACATGTGATGCTTACCACATGACTGAGCCACACCCTGATG GTGCTGGTGTTATTCTCTGCATAGAAAAGGCATTAGCTCAGTCTGGGGTGTCTAGGGAAGATGTTAATTACATCAACGCTCATGCTACATCCACACCAGCCGGAGACCTCAAAGAATATAATGCTCTTATTCATTGTTTTGGCCAGAATCCTGAG TTGAGAGTGAACTCTACAAAATCCATGATTGGTCACCTGCTAGGAGCAGCTGGTGCTGTAGAGGCTGTTGCAGCAGTACAG GCGATACGAACTGGGTGGATTCATCCAAATATCAATCTGGAAAACCCAGATGAGGGTGTG GATACAAAACTACTAGTGGGCCCAAAGAAGGAGAGACTGGACATTAAGGTGGCATTGTCTAACTCATTTGGGTTCGGTGGCCACAACTCGTCAGTCTTGTTTGCCCCTTACAAGTAG